The Deinococcus arcticus DNA segment CGGAAGCTGATTTCCTGGGCAATGCGGCCGTGGTGGTATTCCACCTCGCTGCCCGAAATCTGAAAGCCCAGCTTCTGCGCAGCATTAAACAGCACTTCCATTTCCTTGCTGGGCATCACCTGCAGCTGGTCCTGATCGCCGGGATCAGCCGCGCCGGCAATGTCGGCGTCGGTGGCCAGCCAGACGCGGGTGCCGCTGAGGGTCAGGGGCGTGCCTGCCGGCACCGGAATGCTGAAAGGGAATTCGCGGCGCTCGCCGGCACGCAGCTCGAAGCCGGGAATCACCGGCACCTTGCTCAGCTGGTGCTGCACGTAAGTGTCGTCGGCCTTGTACATGGTGGCCAGCCCCAGGTTGACGCGCTCAATGCGCTGGTCCACACCGCCGCCCTGCACCACCACGACACCATTGACGCTCTCGCCAATACGCACAGTGGCGTTGTGCACCTGGGCGTCCACTTTCGCTCCACCCACACCGACGGCTGCCATCATTCGTTTCAAGAATCCCATACGACCCCCTGTACGCCTGCGGCGTTTGAAAAGTTCCCAAGGTAACGATTGCGCCTCAGCTTAAACCTTTTTAGCACTGCGGCTGGGCTTGGCCGGGAGCACCTGCCCGGCAGCGGTCATGGCGGCGCCCACGATCCCGGCCTCATTCAGCAGCTGCGCGGGCACGACGCGGCTGCGCTCCAGGGTCAGGTGTGGGCCCCACTTGTCCGCCTTTTTGCTGATGCCGCCGCCGATAATGAACAGTTCCGGGCTGAACAGCAGTTCCAGGTGTTGCAGGTAGGTGCAGGCGCGCTTGCTCCACTGTTTCCAGTTCAGGTCGTCGCGCTCGCGGGCGCGGTCAGAAGCCCACGTCTCGGCGTGCTTGTCGCGCAGCCACAGGTGCCCCAGTTCGGTGTTGGGCACCAGCACGCCACCATGAATCAGGGCGCTGCCAATGCCGGTGCCGAAGGTCAGCACGAGCACGGTGCCTGTCTGCCCGGCGCCCGCTCCAAAGCGGGCCTCGGCCAGCCCAGCGGCGTCGGCGTCGTTGATCAGAAACACGTCGTGGTCAGTGGCCTGGGTCAGCAGGTCGTCGGCATTCAGGCCAATCCAGTCGGCGTGAACGTTGGCCGCCGACAGCGTGTGCCCGCGCTGCACGATGCCGGGGAAGGTGACGCCCACAGGCCCCGGCAACCCAAAATGGGCCACCAGTTCCGCCACCACGGCCTTCACCGCTTCCGGCGCGGCGCCTTCCGGGGTGGGAATGCGGCGGCGCTCGGCCACCAGCTGACCCGTGGCCGTATCCACGGGCGCGCCCTTGATGCCACTGCCACCAATGTCTATGCCCAGGATGACGGTCATATGGGCCACAGCGTACCAGAGCCGCCTGCAGCGCCCTTTGGCCCCCCCTGTTTGAACAGGGTGCAATTTTGAACCTGGCACGCTATACCTTGGGGAATCATGGATTCCACCTCGCTGCGCGAACGCCAGAAGGAGCGCCGCCGCGCCCGCATCTATTCGGTTGCCATTGACCTGTTCAAGCGCGGCGGGTTCCAGACCACCACCGCCACGGATATTGCCCGGGCCAGCAACGTGTCGCGCGGCACTTTTTTCAACTATTACCCCTACAAAGAAGCGGTGCTGCTGGACTACGGCAGCGAGGTCATGAACCGCCTGCGTGACCACGCCGAGTCCCGCCTGCACGAGG contains these protein-coding regions:
- a CDS encoding sporulation protein — protein: MGFLKRMMAAVGVGGAKVDAQVHNATVRIGESVNGVVVVQGGGVDQRIERVNLGLATMYKADDTYVQHQLSKVPVIPGFELRAGERREFPFSIPVPAGTPLTLSGTRVWLATDADIAGAADPGDQDQLQVMPSKEMEVLFNAAQKLGFQISGSEVEYHHGRIAQEISFRPPHGQYKIAEIEMMIFPQMGGLDVILEVDRRATGMASMFASEIERKGNWHLSSQTLNAGVGAVAKELEKKIRSLM
- the ppgK gene encoding polyphosphate--glucose phosphotransferase, producing MTVILGIDIGGSGIKGAPVDTATGQLVAERRRIPTPEGAAPEAVKAVVAELVAHFGLPGPVGVTFPGIVQRGHTLSAANVHADWIGLNADDLLTQATDHDVFLINDADAAGLAEARFGAGAGQTGTVLVLTFGTGIGSALIHGGVLVPNTELGHLWLRDKHAETWASDRARERDDLNWKQWSKRACTYLQHLELLFSPELFIIGGGISKKADKWGPHLTLERSRVVPAQLLNEAGIVGAAMTAAGQVLPAKPSRSAKKV